Genomic window (Ananas comosus cultivar F153 linkage group 1, ASM154086v1, whole genome shotgun sequence):
TACCCGAAAAAATCATACTTTTTTTTGTGCATATATgcccaaaaaggaaaaaatttttttgaaggaAATAGTATGTAATCTGCTTTTATCTATTCTGTTTTAATTGCATTAAATGGAAATGAGATTCTTTccaagtttaatttattttttttcaggaAGAGAACATGAgcaatatatagtattatagtgtgtgtgtatatatagaagGTTTATTTGTTTTGGTCCAAAACATTGTAggcaattaattaacttattacTAAATAAGCCTATGTGCATATGCTTGGAATATTACATGCctataagttaattaattgatcTATTTTGAAATCACATGCTTATAATGTATTAATTTGACatgcttttttttgcaaaagaTTCTGGGAATATTCCTTCAAGAACTATTTTTGTCACCAATGTGACAGCTAGGTAGGTTAATTCATCAAAATCTCTGGTTTAAACAATTTgtgatatcaaaattaaataaccATTAATGAAATTTGAAAAGTAGCCTCATAAATACTACAATTAATATATGCTCAGATTTTGAAGAATAAAAcagatatttcaatttatattatAGAATCTTTTACATTGAATTTACGTAGCGAGAGTGTTGCTATGTGTTTCAGATACATGCAAATGTACAGATATTTCCATGCAATGCTCGAATCTATGAGAAGTAATGAATGGTGAATTTGACGATTTCAATGTAGGAATGGTTAGATATATGGAGCTGCTAAAGTTTGCAGTTTAGGTTACTCCGTGTGCAATTTGAATGAGTCAATATTTTAAGTTTGTCACTTAGTAGTCGTATCTCTTTTACTTAAATACTTTAGCCCTTAAAACTttcataatatcaaaaaaaaaatgtaatattaGTTATCTAAATTACTTAAATGTTTGTAATTTCACTTGAGAAATTTGACATGTTCATATATGTGATTTGTGTTGTCATATCAGATACAGTTGAAAGTATAgaaggatttttattttttattttccatattctctctctctctctctctctctctctctctatacttaGCTTTTCATTCCATGAATAATGTGAGTAGGTATCTTAGCATGGCTAAAATATTGGAACCAAATTACATACTTTTGGAATCCTTTGGACcaggttatatatatagatctgGCTAAAATAATTGAGCATCAAAGAGTGGAGATTTTGGCCTTATTCAACTATTTTAGTTCTGAGTCTTGCTATTTCAAGGATCCTTCTCATAAAATTAGCTCACAAATAGTTTTaacatttttgtttatttgcatAATGAAAATTAGATCaatcataataaaatatgaGGGATTTCACATTTTTGTTTATGTGCATAATGAAAATGAGATGaatcataataaaatatgaGGGATGTGATGATTAAACTCACAACCTTTTTTAAAAAGAGGCATTAATTACGACTGGTTCTGATGCCATATtttgtgaaaaaataatttattaaaaataattcaaaattagtTTTAATGCCTATCGCTCTCTTATGTGTGAATGTGAAGAAATTTATAGTTTCCTTTATCAATGAATATCAAAAGGTGCTCACTGCCGGCGACAATTTTCTTAAAAGGGGTTGGACTGGGGACGATAATTGTGTTTTATGTCCGGATAAGAAAGAGACTGTGAACCATCTATTTTCTGATTACTCTCACGTTGTTACGACTGTGCTAAAAGGAATGCTTCCTaacaaattcttttttaataacTGTTCATCCTCAATAGAGATTTAGAAAATGAGTAGCCTCAAAAGAGGTGCACAGGGGGTAAAGAGTTGGCGACTATCGCTGCCATATGGTGGGTTATCTGGTTAGAGCataacaaaagaatttttcagAAATCTAAATGCGCACTGGGTTGTATTTTGACGGAGATCCGAGTTCTCAGAATTTTGTGGGAAcgattttgtatttaatctatctttcttttttttttcttgtttttttcccTCGAGGTCTAGGCTGCCTTAATCTGTAATCGAGTTCATTTTCATTGAAtaaagcggtagcatgctatcttcaCCTATCGCATAACCATATATGATTAGTCACCTCACATAAGGTTGGAGGTGGTAGAAATTGGAAACATTGAAAAGAACATTTTGTATTCTCATATGACCAAGGCATTCACAAGTAGGCATTCACAAGTACCATAATAGCATAATGAAAACATATGCCAAAacgtttttttgaaaaaatggatgagtttttattttttttttttaattaattacatgcCCTAGTTTTTATGAAGCCATAGTTAAGTCATTTGACTCTTCGAAGTTCATGTTTgtccctttttttgttttcctttcgAATTGTTTAAAGTTTGGATCATTCAAGTATCCAAGgaccaagtttttttttttttaaaataaatggcAGATGTTTCAAAATCCAAAAGCAGAAATTCTAATAAGAAAAAGTGtacaaaatctcaaaacttCTAATTATGGCAGTTAAACATCGCTAAACTTTATCAAGTAGTTTAATCCGTCTTTCTCCTCAAACGAAGTTACTAATTAATCCCAAATCCTGTTTACATATCTCGGTGCATTTATATACCTTTAGCATAATCTTGTTACAAAAAGTTTGTCATTCAAAGCAGTTCAATTCCAGTGGAATAGATAAACAAACCAACATTATTTCATATGGAGACGAAAACTTCtcctaactatatataattgGTGTACAACAACCCTAAGATATCACCAAGGATTGGTATCCTGCACTAGTATCTCTCTTTCTATAATAACTGATTCCAATGATGAGAGCTAGAGCTGCCGCAGCAAGAAGAAGTGCCCAAGTACTCTTCGACACCTCGAAACCCCCTGAAACTCAGTTCGAAAACACTAGTTTAAGATTCAATTACACGTAAAAATCCAAAGTAAACAAAAGGTAAAGATTATCCCCTCCGCTTTAGTATTTCTCATAGAGATTCACCTCCTCAACTTTTGATCATTCTGATGCaacgatccgacccgctagcaataataactcgtaaaccaccagcccaaaatgcttaatctCAGTTATTATTTCTAGCGTTTagacctcatataaactgatcggaatcagtatcctatccgatgtgggactattgggacgTTACATCTGAATAGCTCAATATATGAAAACTTACATGAAGTTGGAAATGTAAGGAAGATTGGAATCttcggcgggggcgggggcggcaTCTCGGCTACGAGTATATAGAAGAGACCCATTACTCCAGTATGCAATTGGGTGCTGCTGTAATTGGAAACAAAGGTCAGAGCTTCTCCGTCGGAAACTTTCACAGAGCCTGGCTTTGGATAGCAGGTGGACATCCCTATAATGTAGTTGGCCTCGTTTCCGGCTTCCTCTCCTTCCCCGTAAGTTGGATTCGACGTGCATAGGAGCCGACCGTCCTAATCGATTCGTGTTCAGAACAGATGAATGAGTAACTCGCAAGTAGATAAAAGCAATTGAAAGATCTTAAAAATGTAAACAATAATCGGCTTTAGAATGTTTAGAAAGATAAAGAGTATGAGAAATCTTGCATACTGATAGGAAAATGCAAATGGTAAGGGATTAGAAGCGATATGAGAACGAAAGAAGATCGAAGATCGATCCATTACATCGTCGATAACCATAAACATCGTAAAGATTGTGTAGTTTTGTACAAACCAATGCGAAATTGAAACAAGCAATTACCTCGCCATACAAAGCAGAACCGAGACCACCCGAGTGCTGATGAGAGACGCCGTACACTATGTGACCTCCGCGGGGCATGACCAACCGCGCAGCAGTTTTCGTATGAACACACTCACCATTGGCTTTGTCTTCGAGACTACAAGCCGGAACTTCATATTCCACCTACGTAGATGAACAATTTATCCATTTATTAGTAAAAATTTCAAGATTAGAAAGGAGTACAAACTGCGCTTAGTATATTGGCTAGTGCTTCTACGAAAGTTTTTCCAAAGGGGAGTTATTGCACGGGGCATTagcaactttcttttttttctcaagaAGATCCACGATACAGATTCCTCGTACGATATAAGCAGAAGATTTGAATTAGAGCGCATCTGCTCTTAGGCGTGAAACAAAACGCTCTAGATTTTTTGTTCGTCAAATGGCTGAATATTGTTTCTTGGAATTGAGAAGTTACTATAAATGCATTTTAACTAACAATATAAGTGATCATACATCATATGACTAGCATAATAAgtaaaaggaagagaaaatgtTTAGGATGCAATTGAGTCACAAACCTTGCAACTACTGCGGCGCGGATCGCTCGTCGCCTCTCCGGTATCAGTGACGTCGAATATATAAATCTTCACTGGCACAACACTAACATCCCAATCGACCCACATCACTGTATACTTCAAAAAGAGCTTCCTTGTAACACCCTCGACGCCTTCTTTCACCCTACACTGAGTCTCATCATAGCAACAATATAGTCCTCCGATATAATTATCCGCGATCGGGTGACCATACTCATCCTTTGTCACATTGTAGAGGCTACACTTGCACTCGGTGCACCCCAATCGGTCCTCAACTCCTCGCGTATCAATCGCGTGGATGTTAAGTAGCCAGCTTTCCTCGTAACCAAGTGGAATTTCTTCAGGTTTTCCGACTTCTATACCGTAGGGGTCGGGAACCCATGTACTAGTTCTTCGTGTTTCCGAACCGAGTCCATAGTACTGGCCTAGTGTGTGATTGCAAATTCCGGAGTTTCTCACTAGTATAATCTTTGAAAGGTCGAGGTCGCCATACTCTCTTCGGCCATAGTATCTCTCTAACACCCAATGATGCAAGTAAGTCTCGTGAAGGGGGACTGGTACGCCGTTTTCGTCGACTACTTCGGCATCGAAACTCTTGAGAGCTATGTGACCTTTCGGAAACGGGATGTCGAAGTAGTACTTGTTTGAGACAGACCCAGGTCGGAGAAAGAA
Coding sequences:
- the LOC109719612 gene encoding uncharacterized protein LOC109719612 isoform X3, with translation MLHTMKWMLPLLALLYFSAVSESQASKIGPPLLKSATFLSPPFFLRPGSVSNKYYFDIPFPKGHIALKSFDAEVVDENGVPVPLHETYLHHWVLERYYGRREYGDLDLSKIILVRNSGICNHTLGQYYGLGSETRRTSTWVPDPYGIEVGKPEEIPLGYEESWLLNIHAIDTRGVEDRLGCTECKCSLYNVTKDEYGHPIADNYIGGLYCCYDETQCRVKEGVEGVTRKLFLKYTVMWVDWDVSVVPVKIYIFDVTDTGEATSDPRRSSCKVEYEVPACSLEDKANGECVHTKTAARLVMPRGGHIVYGVSHQHSGGLGSALYGEDGRLLCTSNPTYGEGEEAGNEANYIIGMSTCYPKPGSVKVSDGEALTFVSNYSSTQLHTGVMGLFYILVAEMPPPPPPKIPIFLTFPTSWGFEVSKSTWALLLAAAALALIIGISYYRKRDTSAGYQSLVIS
- the LOC109719612 gene encoding uncharacterized protein LOC109719612 isoform X1, producing MAQEIAPRVYQRINSFHKICQSTKGLRFCQKMLHTMKWMLPLLALLYFSAVSESQASKIGPPLLKSATFLSPPFFLRPGSVSNKYYFDIPFPKGHIALKSFDAEVVDENGVPVPLHETYLHHWVLERYYGRREYGDLDLSKIILVRNSGICNHTLGQYYGLGSETRRTSTWVPDPYGIEVGKPEEIPLGYEESWLLNIHAIDTRGVEDRLGCTECKCSLYNVTKDEYGHPIADNYIGGLYCCYDETQCRVKEGVEGVTRKLFLKYTVMWVDWDVSVVPVKIYIFDVTDTGEATSDPRRSSCKVEYEVPACSLEDKANGECVHTKTAARLVMPRGGHIVYGVSHQHSGGLGSALYGEDGRLLCTSNPTYGEGEEAGNEANYIIGMSTCYPKPGSVKVSDGEALTFVSNYSSTQLHTGVMGLFYILVAEMPPPPPPKIPIFLTFPTSWGFEVSKSTWALLLAAAALALIIGISYYRKRDTSAGYQSLVIS
- the LOC109719612 gene encoding uncharacterized protein LOC109719612 isoform X2, with amino-acid sequence MAQEIAPRVYQRINSFHKICQSTKGLRFCQKMLHTMKWMLPLLALLYFSAVSESQASKIGPPLLKSATFLSPPFFLRPGSVSNKYYFDIPFPKGHIALKSFDAEVVDENGVPVPLHETYLHHWVLERYYGRREYGDLDLSKIILVRNSGICNHTLGQYYGLGSETRRTSTWVPDPYGIEVGKPEEIPLGYEESWLLNIHAIDTRGVEDRLGCTECKCSLYNVTKDEYGHPIADNYIGGLYCCYDETQCRVKEGVEGVTRKLFLKYTVMWVDWDVSVVPVKIYIFDVTDTGEATSDPRRSSCKVEYEVPACSLEDKANGECVHTKTAARLVMPRGGHIVYGVSHQHSGGLGSALYGEDGRLLCTSNPTYGEGEEAGNEANYIIGMSTCYPKPGSVKVSDGEALTFVSNYSSTQLHTGVMGLFYILVAEMPPPPPPKIPIFLTFPTSCKFSYIELIRMIKS